One region of bacterium genomic DNA includes:
- a CDS encoding prepilin-type N-terminal cleavage/methylation domain-containing protein: MMKIRGYTLVELLVVIAIIAILAAMIAPVLLQAKEAAKMRTCASNLKQLGAAITCYMDDNSGYGLPQSPELYRNPWVLFVKPLIPRYVPAQPEPGEMPDSPGHEQYPCDRMPKRLWVCYGDILKGTGEADLDKPYWYNFGSSYMYPGPTAYLPGSNYLDKSETQPCPYKPCEWLNHRRDILLADYWFDFHGGSRVPKKSWTDLTPQSWVNIRDTKSINMLFLDLHVITCTAVEREEYIKYTVETDNPHFKPSMEH; encoded by the coding sequence ATGATGAAAATTCGCGGCTATACTTTGGTGGAGCTGCTGGTGGTAATAGCGATCATCGCTATTCTTGCCGCCATGATTGCCCCTGTACTGCTGCAGGCAAAAGAAGCCGCCAAAATGCGCACGTGTGCATCCAATCTAAAGCAGCTTGGTGCAGCGATTACCTGCTATATGGATGATAACTCGGGCTATGGCCTTCCGCAGTCACCCGAATTATATAGAAACCCTTGGGTCTTGTTTGTGAAACCTCTGATTCCTAGATATGTTCCAGCTCAACCGGAACCTGGTGAGATGCCCGATTCTCCTGGTCATGAGCAGTACCCATGTGATAGGATGCCAAAACGTCTCTGGGTATGCTATGGGGATATTCTCAAGGGGACCGGCGAAGCGGATCTGGACAAGCCCTATTGGTACAACTTCGGCTCCAGTTATATGTATCCAGGCCCTACCGCATATCTACCTGGGAGCAACTATTTGGATAAATCAGAGACACAGCCATGTCCTTATAAACCTTGTGAGTGGCTCAATCACAGGCGTGATATTCTCCTGGCCGATTACTGGTTTGATTTCCATGGTGGGAGTCGAGTTCCCAAAAAATCGTGGACTGATCTGACTCCCCAAAGCTGGGTTAACATCAGGGACACCAAGAGTATTAATATGCTATTCCTTGATTTACATGTCATTACATGCACCGCAGTGGAACGTGAAGAGTACATAAAATACACTGTTGAAACTGATAATCCTCATTTCAAGCCTTCAATGGAACATTGA
- a CDS encoding NAD-dependent epimerase/dehydratase family protein, which yields MKRVFVTGGTGFIGAHVIRKLIERGNRVIALVRPYGNPTLLKGLDVEKYVGDITDFDSVYAATAGADEVYHIAADYRLWAPDPREIYYNNLGGTLNVLEAALRRGVGRVVYTSTVGCLGVPKDGSQGDEDTPVTREELVGHYKKSKYDAERVALEYAGKGLNIVIVNPSTPVGPGDVKPTPTGKMILDFMKGKMRAYVDTGLNIISVDDVAEGHLLAAEKGVTGRKYILGNRNLTLKQIFDILADVTDRTPPSMHIPHWVALTAAVCNTAYCGMLGRAPDIPIEGALMARKRMFFSSNRAAAELGLPQNPVEDALAASVEWFSTHGYMEKP from the coding sequence ATGAAAAGAGTATTTGTGACAGGTGGGACAGGATTTATAGGCGCGCATGTGATCAGAAAACTGATCGAGCGCGGCAATCGCGTTATCGCACTTGTCAGGCCATATGGCAACCCGACACTGCTCAAGGGTCTTGACGTAGAAAAGTATGTGGGTGACATCACAGACTTCGATTCAGTCTATGCGGCGACGGCCGGAGCAGACGAAGTATATCATATTGCAGCAGACTATCGGTTGTGGGCGCCGGACCCACGTGAGATTTATTACAACAACCTCGGCGGCACGCTCAATGTATTGGAAGCGGCGCTACGCAGAGGAGTGGGCAGAGTCGTCTACACCAGTACGGTCGGATGCCTTGGAGTTCCAAAAGATGGCTCACAAGGAGATGAAGATACACCGGTCACTCGCGAAGAGCTTGTTGGTCATTACAAAAAGTCCAAGTATGACGCTGAACGAGTTGCCCTTGAATATGCGGGCAAAGGGCTGAACATAGTGATCGTAAACCCGAGCACTCCTGTCGGCCCTGGTGATGTGAAACCGACACCTACCGGCAAGATGATCCTTGACTTTATGAAGGGTAAGATGAGGGCATATGTGGATACCGGCCTGAACATTATATCCGTCGATGATGTCGCTGAAGGTCACCTTCTGGCTGCTGAAAAAGGCGTCACTGGAAGAAAATATATACTGGGCAATAGAAATCTTACCCTCAAACAGATTTTCGATATCCTCGCCGATGTCACTGATCGCACGCCTCCATCCATGCACATACCACATTGGGTCGCACTAACCGCCGCTGTCTGCAATACTGCTTATTGCGGGATGCTCGGCAGAGCTCCCGATATACCCATAGAAGGAGCGCTGATGGCACGCAAGAGGATGTTTTTCTCATCAAACCGTGCCGCCGCAGAACTCGGGCTCCCACAAAACCCGGTTGAGGATGCACTGGCCGCATCAGTCGAGTGGTTTTCGACTCATGGCTATATGGAAAAGCCTTAG
- a CDS encoding DUF4091 domain-containing protein: protein MSDYNILAWQTLRRPPLQGEVPPDVPDVPLKALTCRNSVTSVTALVTANKPVKNARLILSDLSCPGGNIPAHAARIYLVGAVPTPEAGMVCDPLYPVDSFDIDKSAALYINIKVPKDIPKGVYLGLAALELDGKQLASRSIQIEVADVDLPDVHDWKFYLNIWMNPGAIARFYGDPMWSEEHFEHMKPYLEDMAAHGQKTVVAPVVAKPWIDQTYTPYPSTVKWIRRGDTYEFDFSIFDKYVEIHRQYGIEQTIHCYSIVQGPEKAGQSLITYTDAQSGNEVEMMTQIMDDEYVKAWGAFFDAFRKHLTGKGWMDKTYIAFDEKPSEVMEKMIDFLGEYAPDFKTALAANTRSNLFGSMDDLSLAVPFNERGIAEMAPPERSAVGVVELVDPDNVCVAAKDSPEKSITTYYVCCGPEFPNTFVHSPLIESRMMGFFAMQGGYDGFLRWAYNDWSESPYEHVQWQAHITFPSGDTFFVYPGENGPISSLRWEQLREGIQDYELAVIASENMRSSEEMVDYEQAITLACRNVDGRLKSTGDIEIARRLLIPIAEHQNE, encoded by the coding sequence TTGTCTGATTATAATATTTTAGCCTGGCAGACGCTTCGCAGACCTCCATTGCAAGGTGAAGTGCCGCCGGATGTGCCGGACGTGCCGCTTAAAGCGCTCACATGCCGCAACTCCGTAACCTCGGTTACGGCTCTTGTTACGGCGAACAAGCCTGTGAAAAATGCTCGGTTGATACTCAGCGACTTATCGTGCCCTGGCGGAAACATACCTGCCCATGCCGCTCGCATATATCTTGTCGGCGCAGTGCCGACGCCTGAAGCAGGAATGGTTTGCGATCCGCTTTATCCGGTTGATTCTTTCGATATCGACAAATCCGCCGCGCTCTACATAAATATAAAAGTACCAAAGGATATACCCAAAGGGGTCTACCTTGGTCTTGCGGCGCTGGAACTCGACGGCAAGCAGCTTGCCAGCCGATCGATACAAATAGAAGTCGCCGACGTCGACCTGCCGGATGTCCATGACTGGAAATTTTACCTAAACATCTGGATGAACCCTGGAGCGATTGCACGCTTCTATGGCGACCCGATGTGGTCTGAAGAGCATTTCGAGCATATGAAGCCTTATCTGGAAGATATGGCGGCGCATGGACAGAAAACAGTTGTTGCTCCTGTGGTGGCAAAGCCATGGATCGATCAGACATATACGCCGTACCCCAGCACCGTAAAGTGGATCAGGCGCGGTGACACATACGAATTCGATTTTTCTATATTCGATAAGTATGTCGAGATTCACCGCCAATATGGGATCGAGCAGACTATTCACTGCTACTCCATAGTCCAGGGACCCGAGAAAGCCGGCCAGAGCCTGATTACTTACACCGATGCTCAAAGCGGTAATGAAGTTGAGATGATGACTCAGATCATGGACGATGAGTATGTGAAGGCATGGGGAGCGTTCTTTGATGCTTTTCGCAAGCATCTGACCGGCAAAGGGTGGATGGACAAGACCTATATTGCCTTTGACGAGAAGCCCAGTGAAGTTATGGAGAAGATGATTGACTTCCTGGGTGAATACGCTCCCGACTTCAAGACTGCGCTTGCCGCCAATACACGCAGCAACCTCTTTGGCAGTATGGACGACCTTTCACTCGCGGTGCCGTTTAATGAGCGAGGGATAGCCGAGATGGCTCCACCCGAACGCAGCGCCGTGGGAGTGGTCGAACTTGTTGATCCGGACAATGTTTGTGTTGCGGCAAAGGATAGTCCAGAGAAATCAATTACAACTTATTATGTATGCTGCGGACCTGAATTTCCAAATACATTCGTTCACTCGCCGCTTATCGAGTCACGCATGATGGGCTTTTTCGCGATGCAGGGCGGCTATGATGGATTTTTGCGCTGGGCGTATAACGACTGGTCAGAGAGTCCTTACGAACATGTACAGTGGCAGGCGCATATTACGTTTCCATCGGGGGATACGTTCTTCGTATATCCAGGAGAGAACGGACCGATATCCAGCCTGCGCTGGGAACAGCTTCGTGAAGGGATTCAGGACTACGAACTGGCCGTGATCGCTTCAGAGAACATGCGATCATCCGAGGAGATGGTGGACTATGAACAGGCCATTACCCTCGCGTGCAGAAATGTGGATGGCAGGCTGAAATCCACTGGAGATATCGAGATTGCAAGAAGACTGCTGATCCCGATTGCAGAACATCAAAACGAGTAA
- a CDS encoding DUF5658 family protein: MTITKESIVLIAICAFDLVATLLFINTNKASEGNPIMSFYLKYGIGTFIMMKLLLIFLPVFLFEWSRQFKPQFVKFMLRATIAMYVTIYLLLFLTINVGAGSKDGIGPGPIETSRIAKAK, translated from the coding sequence ATGACAATTACAAAAGAGAGCATAGTACTGATTGCCATTTGTGCGTTTGATTTGGTGGCAACGCTACTATTTATAAATACAAACAAAGCATCAGAAGGCAACCCGATAATGTCGTTCTATCTGAAATATGGCATAGGCACATTCATAATGATGAAGCTTCTGCTAATATTTCTGCCTGTGTTTCTTTTTGAATGGTCGCGTCAGTTCAAACCACAGTTTGTAAAGTTTATGCTCCGTGCGACCATCGCAATGTATGTCACAATTTATCTACTGTTATTTTTGACGATAAATGTCGGGGCAGGCAGTAAGGATGGCATTGGTCCGGGACCCATAGAGACAAGCCGGATAGCAAAGGCAAAGTAG
- a CDS encoding DUF1638 domain-containing protein gives MVFGKIPFSFKSAKRKIKIIACEALSYEIKQAAAKSRHETDIELLAFGLHNTPDELRDTIQSQIDECEDQDYELIALGYGLCSRGTADIVARSIPIIIPRAHDCITLFLGSRERYNKEFAAHPGTYYYSPGWIDFKEGDVQQGFIDDVHERNYQEKYRQYLEKYGEENAKYLIEQEQQWYQHYTRATFINMGLGDIEAYRKFTHEIADSHNWEYAEIEGSMSLIERLVNLQWDEDDFLYVEPGHKIAESFDEDIIRED, from the coding sequence ATGGTTTTTGGCAAAATACCATTTTCGTTCAAAAGCGCAAAACGTAAGATTAAAATCATTGCCTGTGAGGCTCTCAGCTATGAGATCAAACAGGCGGCAGCCAAGAGTCGGCATGAAACAGATATCGAGCTTCTTGCTTTCGGGCTGCACAACACTCCCGATGAACTCAGAGACACCATTCAATCTCAAATTGATGAATGTGAAGATCAGGACTATGAGCTGATTGCTCTGGGTTACGGACTGTGCAGTCGCGGAACAGCAGATATTGTCGCGCGATCCATCCCCATAATAATTCCCCGTGCTCATGACTGCATTACTCTATTTCTGGGTTCGCGTGAACGCTATAACAAGGAGTTTGCAGCTCATCCCGGCACATATTATTACAGCCCCGGTTGGATAGACTTCAAGGAAGGCGATGTGCAGCAGGGGTTTATAGACGATGTTCATGAGCGTAACTATCAGGAGAAATACAGACAATACTTAGAAAAATACGGCGAGGAAAACGCCAAATATTTGATCGAACAGGAGCAGCAGTGGTATCAACATTACACACGGGCCACTTTCATCAACATGGGGCTGGGAGACATAGAAGCATATCGCAAATTTACGCATGAAATCGCCGACAGCCATAACTGGGAATACGCTGAGATTGAAGGAAGCATGTCTCTTATCGAAAGGCTGGTCAACTTACAGTGGGATGAAGATGACTTTTTATATGTGGAACCTGGTCACAAGATAGCTGAGTCTTTCGACGAAGATATAATCAGGGAAGACTAA
- a CDS encoding response regulator transcription factor — protein MDTPVARQQTQESVTVLIADDHGILREGLRGLLEEYDDLVIVDEATNGAEAVAKAKELQPQIMLLDLIMPEMGGVEVLEALAAQALPTKVIVLTGADDDELLARCIKSGAQGYLLKDAASNQLVDAIHTVAKGGCWLPTDLTEKLFRGMAKKSNGGDSAKLSLLTAREIEVLKLLGEAKTNMEIADQLFISEHTAKVHVSRILEKLGLSTRSEAVRFAIRSGVVQA, from the coding sequence GTGGACACACCCGTGGCACGGCAGCAGACACAAGAAAGCGTAACAGTTCTTATAGCCGATGATCACGGCATTTTGAGAGAAGGACTCCGCGGCCTGTTGGAGGAATATGATGACTTGGTGATTGTAGATGAAGCCACCAATGGTGCGGAAGCAGTTGCCAAAGCCAAGGAGTTGCAACCTCAAATAATGCTGTTGGACCTGATTATGCCTGAGATGGGCGGTGTCGAGGTTTTGGAAGCGTTGGCTGCACAGGCTCTGCCGACAAAAGTTATCGTGCTCACCGGCGCCGATGATGACGAGCTTCTGGCACGGTGCATAAAGAGTGGGGCGCAGGGCTATTTACTGAAAGATGCAGCTTCCAACCAGCTTGTGGACGCAATCCACACAGTTGCAAAGGGTGGGTGTTGGCTGCCCACCGATTTGACAGAAAAGCTGTTTAGAGGTATGGCAAAAAAATCAAATGGGGGAGATTCAGCCAAACTTTCGCTGCTTACTGCACGTGAGATTGAAGTGCTCAAACTTCTTGGCGAAGCCAAAACAAATATGGAAATTGCAGACCAGTTGTTCATAAGCGAACACACAGCAAAGGTGCATGTCAGCCGGATATTGGAGAAACTGGGTCTGTCAACGCGTTCCGAAGCCGTAAGGTTCGCAATTCGCAGCGGGGTTGTACAGGCTTAG
- the hpnH gene encoding adenosyl-hopene transferase HpnH: MRFPIGLSTSLAAYIIRKRLMREKFIPLVLMLEPLFACNLTCSTCGRIREYKGLASEMMSLDECLGSADECPAPIVSICGGEPLIYPRIVDLVGSLMDMGKYIYLCTNGVRLASVIGSLRPSRRLQINVHIDGPPDVHDHIVEKEGAFEEAFKGILEASHRGFQVTVNTTVCRQTDMSQINLLMDKLARAGVSTFMLSPAYSYDSVESQEQFMDRSAVHEKFKDIDYLASRHRLADSPIYLEYLKGHRELECTAWGNPTRNIAGWRSPCYLVADQHFSHYKDLIEKTDWDSYGVGRDPRCKNCMVHCGFEPTAALMINRQPGDLWKMAKWSLGFNI, from the coding sequence ATGAGATTTCCAATCGGGCTGTCGACTTCACTGGCAGCATATATTATTCGCAAGCGCCTGATGCGCGAAAAGTTCATACCCCTCGTTTTGATGCTTGAACCGCTGTTTGCATGCAATCTGACATGCTCGACTTGTGGGCGAATCCGTGAGTATAAGGGGCTTGCATCAGAGATGATGAGCCTGGATGAATGTCTGGGGTCGGCAGACGAATGCCCGGCGCCAATAGTATCCATATGCGGCGGTGAACCGCTTATATATCCGCGAATAGTCGATCTTGTAGGGTCATTGATGGATATGGGCAAATATATCTACCTGTGCACAAATGGAGTGCGGCTGGCTTCGGTAATCGGCAGCCTGCGTCCATCACGGCGGCTGCAGATAAATGTGCACATTGATGGTCCACCCGATGTGCATGACCATATCGTCGAGAAAGAAGGCGCATTTGAAGAGGCATTTAAGGGAATATTAGAAGCGTCACACAGGGGTTTTCAGGTCACTGTAAACACTACAGTTTGCAGGCAGACCGATATGAGCCAGATAAACTTGCTGATGGACAAACTCGCTCGCGCCGGGGTCAGCACATTTATGCTCTCTCCGGCATATTCCTATGATTCGGTGGAATCTCAAGAACAATTTATGGACCGCAGTGCCGTTCATGAGAAATTCAAAGATATCGACTATCTGGCCTCTCGCCACCGCCTTGCTGACTCCCCGATTTACTTGGAATATCTGAAAGGCCACCGCGAGCTTGAGTGCACTGCCTGGGGCAACCCAACCCGCAATATTGCTGGATGGCGTTCACCGTGTTATCTTGTTGCAGATCAGCACTTCTCGCACTATAAGGACCTTATCGAAAAAACCGACTGGGACTCATATGGAGTCGGCAGGGACCCGCGCTGCAAGAATTGCATGGTTCACTGTGGTTTCGAGCCTACCGCAGCCCTTATGATCAACAGACAGCCGGGAGATTTGTGGAAAATGGCCAAATGGAGCCTTGGATTTAATATTTAG
- a CDS encoding sensor histidine kinase: MKAGGVYSLKLERLSVERQQSIIRILLSVTTSLLLLKIYIDQGPNPEDRLISLDWVIILTAVFLVYSILAWLLLKLRPDLLKEVMLATSIFEVILIAFLIRMTAGTSIPFYLWYLFYIVSVSTRYGRQYAILALAACIVSFVGVVSIASGSFTVIVPAVLGFTCFLLVLGFMFGQISERQINYQASLSVVNEFRAELAGMATSSEIIGYLLSQVKALLNVEKAWFLPAKRGSDGSEAIGLRSMGADPVLLSTFRESGDEWNVEAVLREQRPILSNNLSKDTSLPTGVSAKLGLRHLAAAPMMVRSVPVGVVYAANRKDKPMVSSDLQILELIATQAAPVVENALLWERLREAAASEERLRIARDLHDNFLQTLAAIKLHLERCKILVQKDSGRAIEGIDKIHQIATRGLAEVRVYLSELRLMGPEPSRFRQAIERASADAAAKGGFKTHLDIHLPDEVMPPNVALAAFQVARELLNNAAAHSGAEHVEVRVYMQEEKLYIEVEDDGKGFDVPRVRAEKASEGHLGLVGVEERTRQSRGSLVITSEPGKGTIATATLTI, translated from the coding sequence ATGAAAGCCGGAGGAGTCTACAGTCTCAAACTGGAGAGGTTGTCGGTTGAACGACAGCAATCAATCATCAGGATTTTGCTGTCTGTTACAACGTCTCTGTTGCTGCTCAAGATATATATCGATCAGGGACCGAACCCTGAAGATCGTCTGATTTCACTCGACTGGGTAATTATCCTCACCGCAGTTTTTCTTGTATACAGCATCCTCGCCTGGTTATTGCTCAAGTTGCGTCCCGACCTGCTTAAAGAGGTGATGCTAGCAACCAGCATTTTCGAGGTTATTTTAATTGCATTTCTTATTCGTATGACTGCCGGAACGAGCATTCCTTTCTACCTCTGGTATTTGTTTTACATTGTGAGTGTATCCACGCGATATGGCCGCCAGTATGCCATTCTGGCTCTTGCAGCATGCATTGTATCATTTGTTGGGGTTGTTTCAATAGCTTCGGGATCATTTACAGTCATCGTCCCTGCTGTGCTGGGTTTTACCTGTTTTTTACTTGTGCTGGGATTTATGTTTGGACAAATATCCGAAAGGCAGATCAATTACCAAGCCAGCCTGTCGGTTGTCAACGAGTTTCGTGCAGAACTTGCCGGTATGGCGACATCATCAGAGATCATAGGCTACCTGCTGTCACAAGTTAAGGCGCTGCTTAACGTCGAGAAGGCATGGTTTTTGCCTGCGAAGAGAGGATCGGACGGTTCGGAAGCAATCGGCCTGCGTTCCATGGGTGCAGACCCAGTGCTGCTTTCCACCTTCCGCGAAAGCGGAGATGAATGGAATGTGGAGGCTGTCCTAAGGGAGCAGCGGCCCATATTATCCAATAACCTTTCAAAGGACACCTCCCTGCCCACCGGAGTATCGGCAAAGCTGGGTTTAAGACATCTCGCAGCAGCGCCTATGATGGTTAGAAGTGTGCCGGTGGGTGTTGTCTATGCCGCCAACCGTAAGGATAAACCCATGGTCTCGTCCGACTTGCAGATACTGGAACTAATAGCAACGCAGGCTGCACCGGTTGTGGAAAATGCTCTATTGTGGGAACGCCTGCGCGAAGCGGCAGCCTCTGAAGAACGCCTGAGGATCGCGCGAGACCTGCATGATAATTTTCTGCAAACACTTGCCGCCATTAAACTTCATCTGGAAAGATGCAAGATACTTGTTCAGAAAGATTCCGGCAGGGCAATTGAGGGAATCGATAAAATCCACCAGATTGCCACTCGTGGTCTGGCCGAGGTTAGAGTTTATCTTTCAGAGTTGAGACTGATGGGACCGGAGCCGAGTCGCTTTAGGCAGGCGATAGAACGAGCGTCTGCAGATGCAGCAGCTAAGGGCGGTTTCAAAACTCACCTCGATATTCATCTTCCGGATGAGGTAATGCCGCCAAACGTTGCTCTTGCGGCATTCCAGGTCGCACGGGAGCTGCTGAACAATGCCGCGGCTCATTCAGGCGCTGAGCATGTCGAAGTCCGTGTTTATATGCAGGAAGAAAAGTTGTATATCGAAGTCGAGGATGACGGCAAAGGTTTCGATGTCCCACGTGTCCGGGCTGAGAAAGCGTCTGAAGGGCATTTAGGACTGGTGGGAGTCGAAGAACGCACTCGGCAGTCGCGCGGCAGCCTTGTAATTACAAGCGAGCCGGGAAAAGGCACTATTGCCACCGCCACGCTCACTATCTGA
- a CDS encoding tetratricopeptide repeat protein translates to MELFEDISKEEAISLFKSGQLDDAIPAFENIALKFPDDPQIHSYLGMAYCKIGEKEKCIASFEKSLLLLKSARAHYNLGIAYDSAGRQSEAKDQFQKALDYDPSYSPAREAIRQIDSQHSNEPPIMARVASEPQPTIMGQAPPTVSAQQSNAIGMVPDFTTLAAPKAPPDLSAEKAQKELEWQERRKTYVKSGLAYGAICGAVLLLLIRLCLVIMASSFLGKGSALLILVGAIIQGGIVGGIVGLWVGLTCGAENEGAVAGAVVGGAYGLLAGLIGGMGGLAILNMLFSALCTGIFGFFIGKMVASSLN, encoded by the coding sequence GTGGAGCTATTTGAAGATATTTCCAAAGAAGAAGCTATCAGCCTTTTTAAGTCGGGTCAGCTAGATGATGCGATTCCAGCGTTTGAGAACATAGCGCTGAAATTCCCGGACGATCCTCAGATTCATTCTTATTTAGGCATGGCTTACTGCAAGATTGGTGAAAAAGAAAAATGTATCGCTTCATTTGAAAAGTCGCTGCTGCTGCTCAAATCTGCGCGAGCACACTACAATCTCGGCATTGCATACGATTCTGCAGGCAGGCAATCGGAGGCTAAGGACCAATTTCAAAAAGCCCTTGACTATGACCCCAGCTATTCTCCGGCAAGGGAAGCCATCAGGCAGATTGATTCACAGCATTCAAATGAGCCGCCGATAATGGCTCGGGTTGCATCCGAACCACAGCCGACGATTATGGGGCAGGCTCCGCCGACTGTTTCCGCACAGCAAAGCAATGCAATTGGAATGGTGCCGGATTTCACCACGCTCGCAGCACCAAAAGCTCCTCCCGACCTTTCAGCCGAAAAGGCACAAAAAGAACTGGAATGGCAGGAGCGGAGAAAGACTTACGTTAAGTCTGGTCTGGCATATGGCGCCATCTGCGGTGCTGTGCTTTTACTTCTCATTCGCCTGTGTTTGGTGATTATGGCTTCGTCTTTCCTGGGCAAAGGTAGTGCGCTATTGATACTTGTAGGAGCGATAATTCAGGGCGGCATCGTCGGCGGGATCGTCGGACTTTGGGTCGGTCTGACCTGTGGAGCTGAAAATGAGGGCGCCGTCGCTGGTGCGGTTGTCGGCGGTGCATACGGCCTTTTGGCAGGCCTCATAGGCGGTATGGGCGGACTTGCAATATTGAACATGCTTTTTTCCGCCCTCTGCACTGGAATCTTCGGGTTCTTTATAGGCAAAATGGTCGCCTCCAGCCTGAACTGA
- the shc gene encoding squalene--hopene cyclase, which translates to MDTRVERLLDYHSTSSTALNSAVGKAIDYLIGTQHKDGCWVGELEGDTILESEYIILMRFLGRGDEVKLKKAAAYICEKQMECGGWSLFPGGPVDISSSVKAYFALKLTGATGEEEYMLKAREAIENAGGVYATNSYTRFYLAMMGQIPWNDVPAVPAELMLLPNRFYFNIYEISSWSRTFVVPLTIIWARKLTAHIDHSRGMHELIKPEHKKRKLQKGGLFTWRRFFYTVDSAIKIAEKIGFLPWREKGVRLAEQWMLDHLDHSAGLGAIYPPIVYSLISLRALGYEDSHPQVERAMEELRRLEIEEDNTLRLQPCSSPVWDSAIAINALVDAGVEPDHPAIKRAAEWILSKEVKLKGDWQVKRPDLVPGGWYFEFANEYYPDIDDTAMVLIALKKLGDIDGMDGAIRRGLSWLLGMQGKDGGWASFDVDNNKRVFNSIPFADHNAMLDPSTSDITARIIEMLSFYGFDKDSPIVSRAIDFLRHEQESDGSWYGRWGVNYIYGTWQAIRGLTRTGIDPHDYMISRAADWLESVQHEDGGWGETCFSYYDPSFKNQGESTASQTAWALMGLICAGRTDKEAVQRGVDYLIRTQNEQGTWDEKPFTGAGFPKVFYLRYHLYRHSFPLMALGMYKSAK; encoded by the coding sequence GGATGGATGCTGGGTAGGCGAACTTGAAGGCGACACTATCCTGGAGTCCGAATACATAATACTTATGCGATTTCTCGGGCGCGGTGACGAAGTCAAGCTCAAAAAGGCGGCAGCATATATTTGCGAAAAACAGATGGAGTGCGGCGGGTGGTCTCTTTTTCCCGGCGGACCAGTGGACATATCTTCTTCGGTCAAAGCATACTTTGCACTCAAACTGACCGGCGCCACAGGTGAAGAAGAATATATGCTCAAGGCTCGTGAAGCAATTGAGAATGCAGGCGGCGTGTATGCAACCAACAGCTACACTCGTTTCTATCTTGCAATGATGGGCCAGATACCCTGGAATGACGTCCCTGCCGTCCCTGCAGAGCTGATGCTTTTGCCGAACCGGTTCTACTTCAACATATATGAAATCTCATCCTGGTCGAGAACATTCGTGGTGCCGCTGACCATAATCTGGGCACGCAAACTCACTGCCCACATCGACCACTCGCGCGGAATGCATGAACTGATAAAGCCTGAGCACAAAAAACGCAAACTGCAGAAGGGCGGTCTCTTCACATGGAGACGCTTCTTCTACACCGTTGACAGCGCTATAAAAATTGCAGAAAAGATAGGCTTTCTGCCATGGCGAGAAAAAGGCGTAAGACTGGCAGAGCAATGGATGCTCGATCATCTGGACCACAGCGCTGGGCTTGGAGCCATATATCCCCCTATTGTCTATTCGCTCATATCTTTGCGGGCGTTGGGATATGAAGACTCGCACCCCCAGGTCGAGCGCGCAATGGAAGAACTGCGCAGGCTTGAGATCGAGGAAGACAATACACTGCGGCTGCAGCCATGCTCGTCACCTGTATGGGACAGCGCCATAGCTATCAATGCGCTTGTCGACGCAGGAGTTGAACCGGATCATCCGGCAATCAAGAGAGCAGCCGAATGGATATTATCAAAAGAGGTGAAGCTGAAGGGAGACTGGCAGGTCAAGCGTCCTGATCTGGTACCGGGCGGATGGTATTTTGAGTTTGCCAATGAGTATTATCCCGATATAGACGACACAGCCATGGTGCTTATAGCATTGAAAAAACTTGGTGACATCGACGGTATGGATGGCGCAATCCGTCGTGGTCTATCTTGGCTGCTGGGCATGCAAGGCAAAGACGGCGGATGGGCTTCTTTTGATGTGGACAATAACAAGAGAGTCTTCAACAGCATTCCTTTTGCTGACCACAACGCCATGCTTGACCCATCCACCAGCGATATCACTGCTCGTATCATTGAGATGCTTTCCTTTTACGGCTTTGATAAAGACAGCCCAATAGTAAGCAGAGCCATCGACTTTCTTCGCCATGAGCAGGAGTCGGACGGCTCATGGTACGGCCGCTGGGGCGTAAATTATATTTACGGCACCTGGCAGGCAATAAGAGGGCTTACCAGAACAGGTATAGATCCTCACGACTATATGATCAGCCGGGCAGCCGACTGGCTCGAAAGCGTCCAGCATGAAGACGGCGGCTGGGGCGAGACATGTTTCTCATACTATGACCCATCATTCAAGAATCAGGGAGAAAGCACGGCTTCACAGACCGCGTGGGCTTTGATGGGTCTGATATGCGCCGGCAGAACCGACAAGGAAGCAGTGCAAAGAGGTGTTGACTATCTGATCCGAACACAGAACGAGCAGGGCACCTGGGACGAAAAGCCTTTCACCGGTGCGGGGTTTCCAAAGGTGTTCTATTTGCGATATCACCTCTATCGGCACTCATTCCCGCTGATGGCTTTGGGTATGTACAAGTCTGCGAAATGA